In one Thermaerobacter sp. PB12/4term genomic region, the following are encoded:
- a CDS encoding S1C family serine protease, which yields MDLNDGSQLYRPLNPPGRSGPDPESPRPAVPDQPGPGGGDERSGSDGPAWARSQAGGWSGDRYGGGSGDGGGHDPYTGDVAARHRPEERHGWWSRLVTALVGGLLGGGLVLYAVTAGPLAAAPGRAPEAGSGGTGTGTGVQTPVTEPAPSGGPRAPVVDFSQVYAQVAPSVVRVVRTARGVSPWLGIVQEESSGSGVVIDDQGHVVTNYHVVENASRLWIVLDDGTQVEARLVAQDPSHDLALLQADLPAGQVRPARLGDSDALAVGEPVMAVGYPFGLPKTATTGVISGLHRNNLQAPNGRIIREVIQTDAPINPGNSGGALVNARGEVVGINTAILSNVESRPGSIGIGFAVPINILKRELDLFLAGGTVQHPWLGIGGVAVDPASYRERGLAVDHGIQVAEVVPGGPADRAGLRAAEPRRLGGTVIPYGGDVILAVDGQAVRDVPDLVAYLDRKRVGDRVTLRINRDGQELQVLVVLGAFPDELGSD from the coding sequence ATGGATCTCAACGACGGCAGCCAGCTTTACCGTCCCCTGAACCCGCCGGGCCGGTCCGGGCCGGACCCGGAGTCACCCCGGCCGGCGGTGCCGGATCAGCCCGGACCCGGCGGCGGCGATGAGCGCTCGGGCAGCGACGGCCCCGCCTGGGCCCGCTCCCAGGCGGGCGGGTGGAGCGGCGACCGGTACGGTGGGGGCAGCGGGGACGGCGGCGGTCACGACCCGTACACTGGCGATGTCGCCGCCCGGCATCGGCCCGAGGAGCGGCATGGCTGGTGGTCCCGGCTGGTGACCGCCCTGGTGGGCGGCCTTCTGGGGGGCGGGCTCGTCCTGTATGCCGTGACGGCCGGTCCCCTGGCGGCCGCGCCAGGCCGGGCTCCGGAAGCCGGGTCCGGCGGAACGGGGACGGGCACCGGCGTGCAAACCCCGGTGACGGAGCCTGCCCCGTCCGGCGGTCCCCGCGCGCCCGTCGTCGATTTTTCGCAGGTCTACGCCCAGGTGGCGCCGTCGGTGGTGCGGGTGGTGCGCACCGCCCGAGGGGTGAGCCCCTGGCTCGGCATCGTCCAGGAGGAGAGCTCGGGCTCAGGGGTGGTGATCGACGACCAGGGCCACGTGGTGACCAACTACCACGTGGTCGAAAACGCCTCCCGGCTTTGGATCGTGCTGGACGACGGCACCCAGGTGGAGGCGCGCCTGGTGGCCCAGGACCCCAGCCACGACCTGGCGCTTTTACAGGCCGACCTGCCCGCCGGCCAGGTGCGCCCGGCCCGGTTGGGCGACTCCGATGCCCTGGCGGTGGGCGAGCCCGTCATGGCGGTGGGCTACCCCTTCGGCCTGCCCAAGACGGCCACCACCGGGGTGATCAGCGGCCTGCACCGCAACAACCTGCAGGCGCCCAACGGCCGGATCATCCGCGAGGTGATCCAGACCGACGCGCCCATCAACCCCGGCAACTCGGGCGGAGCGCTGGTCAACGCCCGCGGCGAGGTGGTGGGGATCAACACCGCCATCCTCTCCAACGTGGAGTCGCGGCCCGGGTCCATCGGCATCGGGTTCGCCGTGCCGATCAACATCCTCAAGCGCGAGCTGGACCTCTTCCTGGCCGGTGGCACCGTCCAGCACCCGTGGCTGGGCATCGGCGGCGTGGCGGTGGATCCGGCCTCCTACCGGGAGCGCGGCCTGGCCGTCGACCACGGCATCCAGGTGGCCGAGGTGGTGCCGGGAGGCCCGGCGGACCGGGCGGGCCTGCGGGCCGCCGAGCCCCGGCGCCTGGGCGGCACGGTGATCCCCTATGGCGGGGACGTGATCCTGGCCGTGGACGGGCAGGCCGTGCGGGATGTGCCCGATCTGGTGGCCTACCTGGACCGGAAGCGGGTGGGGGACCGGGTGACCCTCCGGATCAACCGGGACGGGCAGGAGCTGCAGGTCCTTGTGGTGCTGGGGGCTTTCCCCGACGAGCTGGGCAGCGACTGA